Below is a window of Mucilaginibacter sp. PAMC 26640 DNA.
AAAGTAGATGCGGAATCGGGAACAAAATCCGACTGCCAGGCCGGTACATTGCTATCCGCAGGCAAATATAATTCAGTGGTGTTCATCAGCAACTGTAGCTTATTTTGCAAAATGCCCAGTTCTGTTTGTACCACCTGGCGCTGGTTGCGCAGCATACCAGCTTTGGCCTGTGCACTGGTGAGGTTGATCTTAGAAGTTTCTCCGATGTTAAACCTCAGCTGTTCCAGCTTAATCACCTGGGTAAAAACAGAATCCTGCTCGGCCAGCAGCGCCAGTTTGGCTATGGCGGCGGTCATTTGTACATAAGTGTCCCTTACCTGGTAGGCCAGCTGGTTTTTTATTACCTCCTCCTGTAAGGCGGTATAACCGGTTTCTGCATTCAGGTATTTTTTTTGTGATGCATAGTAGCCCGGTAAGGCAAACGTTTGGGTAGCAGCAAAGCGGTTATCGTTGTTTGGGCTATTAATATTGCCCGCATCAAAGGTGATCTGCGTTTTGGCCATATCATAAGCACTGCCCAGGTTTGCCCGTGACGATAGCGTTTGATTTTGTGCCGCCTTTACCGTTGTATTATTGGCGATTGCCTGGCTAACCGCTTCATTAACGGTAACCGGTTTGCCAGGGGGCAACTGTGCGCGTGCAGTCAAAGCAGTCAGGATCAATAAAACAGGTAATATCAGTTTGATCGGGTTCTTTTTGTTTTTCTCTGTTCCTTCCGGATCAGGTTTGGACGCAAATTGTTTATACAAGGCCGGCAATACCACCAGTGTTAAAAGCGTAGCCGTAATTAAACCGCCAATTACCACTGTTGCCAGCGGGCGCTGCACCTCTGCACCGGCATGGGTGGAAATCGCCATCGGGAAAAAACCTAAAGATGCCACGGTAGCCGTCATTAAAACGGGTCGTAACCGGTTTGAGGTTCCCTGCTTTATCCGCTCGTCAGGGTCATCAATTCCATCTTTTCTCAGTCGGTTGAATTCACTGATCAAAACTATCCCGTTTAAAACAGCTACCCCAAACAAGGCAATAAAGCCAATGCCTGCCGAGATACTGAAGGCCATCCCGCGCATCCACAATGCGAATACACCCCCCGTGGCAGCCAGCGGAATTGCCGAAAATACGATCAGCGCCTCCTTGAACTGATTAAAAGCGAAGTAGAGCAATATGAAAATAAAAAGGAGCGAAGCCGGAACGGCTATTGCCAGCCGCTTTTTTGCCGAGTTGAGATTTTCAAATTGGCCGCCATATGCTACGTGGTAACCGGCTGGCAGTTTTAGTTTTTGCTGAACCGCTGCCTGCAGTTCGGTTACTACACCTTCAACATCCCGACCGCGGATGTTAAACGAAACCGAGATCCTACGCTCGGCATTCTCGCGCTGGATCTGATTTGGTCCATCTTTTATTTCGATGGTGGCCAGCTGACTAAGCGGCACCTGGTTGCCGCCCGGGGTATTCACCAAAAGGGTGCCGATATTAGCCAGGCTGCTGCGGGCTGTATCGGCAATGCGCAGCACCACGTCAAATTGTTTCTCTTCCTCGTAAATACTGCCGGCTTTAATACCCGCAAAGGTTGCATTAACAATATGGTTCACCTGGCTTACCGTAACGTTATACTGCGATAATGCCGCACGGTTATAATGCACCACAATTTGCGGTAAACCGGTTATCTTCTCGGTATAAACATCTGCGGTGCCTTTTACCTTGCTCACCAGGCTACTTAACTTGCCAGATAGGGTAGACAGCTGCTGCAAATCGTCGCCAAAGATCTTTACGACCACATCTTGCTTGGCGCCTGATATCAGCTCGTTAAATCGCATCTGTACAGGGTACTCGAAACCTACGTTTAAACCTGGGATCAGCGCCAGCCGCTTACCAATGGTATCCTGAAGCCCCTGATAATCGTTAGCAGTTTTCCAGGTGGATTTATCGTTAAGGGTAATAAACATGTCGCATTGTTCCAGCGACATCGGGTCGGTCGGAATCTCTGCAGAGCCGATGCGGCAGGTAATTTGCTGCACTTCCGGGAAGCGCTCCAGCTCCTTGCAGGCCATCTCCATTCCTTTAATCGTCTGTGTTAAGGATGTGCCCGGTAAAAACCGTGCATCCAGGGCAAAATCGCCCTCTTCCAGCTGCGGAATAAATTCGCCCCCAAGCCCTTTAAACACAAAGTAAGAGGAGCCTACCAGCAATAAAGCAATTAAAATGACTGTTTTTGGATGGCCGGTAGCTTTTGCCAGCAGCGGTGAATACCGCTTTTGGATAGCCGCCATCATTTTATCCGAGAAGCCATTCTTCTTTTCTGCCTTTTTCTTCATCGTCAGGGCGGTCATCATCGGAACATAGGTAAGCGATAAGATGAATGCACCAACAAGGGCAAAGGCTACGGTCTCCGCCATCGGCCTGAACATTTTTCCTTCTATACCTTCCAGGCTTAAAATTGGCAGATAAACCACCAGGATAATCACCTGGCCAAAAATGGCACTGCTCATCAAACGGGATGCTGAACTTTTTACTTCTACATCCACTTCGTCCTGAGAAAATTCCGGGTTGGCATGTTCGCTGATCTTCTCTTTAAAACGGTGCATTACACCTTCTACAATGATAACGGCACCGTCTACTATCAAACCAAAATCCAACGCGCCGAGGCTCATTAAATTGGCAGATACATGGAAGAGATTCATCACGATAAGCGCGAAGAGCATGGCCAGCGGAATCACTGATGCCACCACCAGGCCCGACCGGATGTTACCCAGGAATAGCACCAGCACAAAAATCACGATCAAAGCTCCTTCTATTAAATTGCGCTTTACGGTAGATATCGAGTTATCCACCATTTTGCTCCTTTCATAATAAGGGAGGATGGTAACGCCTTCGGGCAGTCGTTTCTTGATCTCCTCTATCCGCAGCTTAACCTCTTTTACTACCGAAAGCGCATTGGCTCCCTTAAGCATCAGTACTACGGCACCGGATACTTCACCATATTTGTTATTGTACATCGCCCCGAAACGGATGGCGCTGCCTTCGGCAACATTAGCCACATCGCCCAGCTTCAGTGGTACGCCGTTAACCATTTTTACGGGCATTGCCCGCAGGTCGGCAACCGAGGTAGCTAAGCCCTCTGTGCGAATGTAGTAGGCATTAGGGCCATGCTCAATGTAAGCACCACCTGTATTTTCATTATTTTGCTGTACGGCGTAGTAAACTTCATCTAAAGTAAGGCCCAGGCTTTTGATGCGCATCGGGTCTATCACTACTTCATATTGCTTCAGTTTACCGCCAAGGCTGCTTACATCAGCCACACCGGGTACACCCAGCAGCTGCCGTCTTACAATCCACTCCTGCATGGTCCGCAGGTCGGTAAGGGAGTATTTGTTTTCATAGCCCGGTTTCGGCACCACATAATATTGGTAAACCTCACCAAGGCCTGTAGTTACCGGGCCCATATCCGGTTCGCCAATGCCCGGCGGTATCATGCCTTTCAACTGGTTCAGCCTTTCGCTTACCTGCTGGCGGGCTTTAGTTATATCCACATTATCGTCAAACACCACGGTGACGTTGGAGAGGCCAAAACGCGATATCGAACGCATTTCTTTCAGCTGCGGCATCGACGCCATTAGCCTTTCGGTTGGCATTGTTATCAGGCGTTCCACCTCCGGTGCTGCCAGCGAGGGCGAAACCGTGATGATCAACACCTGGTTGTTGGTAATGTCAGGAACTGCATCCACAGGGAGTTTGCTGGCAGAAAATATTCCGCCGGCTATCAATAACAGGACAAATAACCCCACTATAAGCTTATTCCTGACCGAGAATTCTATAATTCGGTCAATCATATTTATTTGCTTAATATTAATAAAATATGCACAGCTTAAAACTGTTGTAAATTAAAGTATTAAACGGCTTTTGGAGGCTGGAAAAAATCTGACGGGTAGGCGGAAGGCATACCAAAGTCATGTATGGGCGGGTTGTTCTTAGGAACATAATTAGCCGTAGCGGCTAACCGGATACATAAAGGCGGCAATGATAAATGGAGCGACAGGAAATGCGTGTCAACTGTTTTAAAGGGTAACTGCATATCCTGCGCATAATCTGCATCTACAACAGTTTTGTCAAAATAGTGCATTTTAATAAAACCGTAGGCAGTGGTATCAGGGTATAATTGTTTATGCTGGATAAAATGTGCTACGAGCAAGGGTACTTTAAGCACCTCTCCAAATTGGGTACTCTGCACCATAAATATAAACAGTAAAAATTTAGCCATCCGTATTTTCATCAGCTGCACTTACCGTTTGTTTGTTGTTGATAGTTTAAAAATACGTTTGATGGGGTTTTGCAACATAATAACCTGCTTTGCATCTATATCAATATCAGCATTCAAAACAATTACGGTAAATATAGTAAGGATCGTTATTATTTACGCTGATTGTTCTAATTTGATATTACGAACACAAATTTAGCATATTAGTTTATTGTTTTAGTGAAGAGAGACGGGGTGTTCTACACACTGTAGTTTTAAACACTACAGTGAAATAATTTATTATTTTAGCCAATCATCCGGGCTTAAAAAGCCGATCGCTTTTTAGGGGTCCATAATAATTGCCTATTTGTATAACTTAGAATTCAAAATGAGATCAGTACTAATCGTCGCATTCATTTGCTTAAACGCCATTGCCGGGGTAGCCCAATCAAAAAAAGCCGCCGCAGAACCTTTTTGCAGTGCTTACTTATTCACCTACTTTACGGGTGACAAGGGTGGGGAAGCCATAAGGTTTGCGCTGAGCAGCGATGGTTATAAGTTTAAAGCGCTCAATCACAATCAACCGGTTATAAAATCTGCAGAAATTAGTTCAACAGGTGGCGTACGCGATCCCCACATCCTGCGGGGTGCTGATGGCAAAACATTTTTTATGGTTGCTACCGATATGAATACCGATAAATTTGGATGGGGCCCGGATTCTGCCATGGTGCTGCTAAAATCCACCGACTTAATTCACTGGCAATCGCATGTGGTGAACGTGCCCAAAGTCTTTAAAGAATTTGCCGGTGTAAACCGTGTTTGGGCACCGCAAACTATTTATGACCCTAAGGTTAATAAATATATGATCTATTGGTCTATGCGGTTTGGTGAAGGACCAGATAAAATCTATTATGCCTATGCCAACAAGGATTTTACAGGCCTTGCAACCGTTCCCAAACAACTGTATTTCAAACCGGATGGCGGTTCGTGCATAGACGGCGATATTGTAAAAAAAGATGGCAAGTATTACCTGTTCTTCAAAACCGAAGACAAAGGGAAAGGGATAAAAATAGCGGTATCAAATCAACTGACAACAGGGTATTTGCTGAATGATAAATATGTGCAACAGACCACATCGCCGGTTGAAGGCGCCGGCGTTTTCAAACTCAACAACAGTGCCGACTATATACTGATGTATGACCGGTACACCGAGGGCAAATACCAGTTTACCCGCAGCACCAACCTGGAGGATTTTAAGGTAATAGATAATGATGTTACGATGGATTTCCACCCGAGGCACGGCACGGTTATGCCTATCACGGCCGCCGAAGTGGAAACCTTAAAAAGCGCCTGGGGAGAATGAGCCTTTGATACCCTAACTCATTAACAATATTATTGTATGCTGTCTGCTCGTATTTTTGGAGCTGCGCGTTGCTCCGGCCCCTTGTGCTAAACGCTTCCAATTCCCTTTTGTAGTATCAGGCAGGTAAGAGCAAAACTTTTATTTTTTCACCACTATTATCTTTCTGATCAGGGCATCATTTGCTCCATTGGTAAGTGTTACCGCCTTACCATTTTTCCAATAAGTAGCTGTTGATCCGTTTGATGTTTCCGTGTATCCTCCTACATATATATCATTATCTGATAGTGCAATACTTAGTGCAAATGCGCCATTTGTATCATTATTAAGCATAACCGGGTTGCCGTTTTTCCAGTATTTGGCAGCAATTGATTGGCCGTTAGCACCCGGTCCAGATCCTGCCACATACACATCATTGCCGGCCGCAGCTATGGCGTATCCCCGTGCATCTTGTGTTCCGTCATTGATTGTAACGGGTGTCCCGAAGTTTTTCGAATAGCTGGTTTGAAGCTTGCCGGATGTATTATACGTTGCAGACCACGCCGCATAAACATCGCTGCCCGATACCGCTATAGACTGGTCGGTAGCGTAAGTGCTCCGGTCGGTAAGATCTGTCAGCTGGCCATTTTTCCAATAACAAACAATCGGCGAAGACACGTCAAGCGATCTTGTACCAATTACATATACATCATTATTAACTACGGCAATTGCGCTGGCAACGGCCCCAACGTTACCACTGGGCAAAGACATGGCAATTCCGTTTTTCCAGTATTTTGCAATGTAGTTGGAACTTCCATTTTGCGCCTCAGCGCCGGCGATATAAACATCATTACCTGCTATTAAAATATCATTCGCCATGGCATACTTGGTTCCGTCGGTAAGGTTAACACTCACACCATTCTTCCAGTATTTCGCTATAGATTTCCCATCACCAACAGACTGCGATCCCGCAACATACACGTCGCCGCCCAATATTGCCATACCATGTGCGTCAGACCCTGCTGAGCCCAATGTTATGGCATCGCCATTTTTCCAATAAGTAGCCATGAAGTTGATCCGTCCGGCTGCGTATACATCTGCCGTTGAGGCATCCCCTCCAGGCTGCGGAGAAGGGGTGTCACCTCCTTTTTTGTGACAAGCCGTAAAAGCCAGCGAAATAATTAATGAGGCCGCAAGGTAGTTAAGTAAACTTTTCTTTTTCATATTTCGTAAGGTAATCGTCAGTAAATCTGAATTGACATTACATGTTTAGTCGTAATTTGTTTTAATTTTTAGTTAATCATATTTGTTTTTATAGTTAAGCCTTTTTAACTATATATGGAATTGAAATTAACAAGGAGTATGGTCACCCCTGCAATTCTAACCAAACGATGATCTATTAACCCGCTTGAATGCTTCGGTGCGCCTAAAAAGGCAATCATTTGTGCAATGCCTGCGGCCCGCGCTTTCCAGGGCTTCGCGTTGCTCCGGCCCTTCGGGCTAAACCCTTCCAATCGCTATTGCGATGCTGCCGGGGGGGTGATTGATTGGCGTGGTACTCATAAGGGGTAGTGTGATAGCGGATTAAACAACAAGCCAAGCGCTACGTAGGAGGCACTTCTGACGGAAACCTTTATTGTAATAGTCTACCGATCTACTCAACAAACCACTCCACCAATTCTTCCCATTCCTTTTCCAAACTCACCTCCGGGCGCTTTTTTCCGGCTTTTCTGTACCAGTAGTCGGCGTTCCAGTTGTCGCCTTCTTTGCGGTGCAGATAGGCATGTACCCACGCCGATGCCTGGTCGTTCAGTTGATCTACCTGGGCATGGGCCTGGTGCCAATTGCCTTTGCCATCATACCAGAGGCTTTTTAGCTGTACCGAAAGTTGGCTATTTGGTTGGTCAGCGGTGAGCGACGATTTAAAATCGGCTAAAGTTTTCATGTTTTGCGTTAAATCCTGCAAGCAATATTAATAAAACATAGGTTTATACGGTAATTTATAATCGCTTATAGGATCTATTTTTAAACCTTGTGCGGATCGCCCAGCGGGTTTTCGGCCTGCCTGTACAAATCTGCCTCGCCTTCGGCTAATTTCGGCGGGATGCCTGGTGAGGGTACAGGTGTGTTAGTGCCATCATTTAGCGGCGGTGTTTTAACGGTTGTTCTTTTTCTCTTGGGTTTCGGCTCTTTCATACTTGTACAAGCATCGTGCTACCTTATTGTTTCAATAGGTGGCAGATGAACCACGTGCCAATCGGGCAGGGCCGTGATCTCCGCGTTAGGGGTAGTAGCGGATACCGGCCAGGTGGTTAAGGCCCGTGCAGTATGAGCGGATGACCCGGGCCGAAGGCAACGCCCTCAGTGTGAAGCCATTTTATTACCGTTTTTGATCCAATTTACCTACAGGTGTTTCACCATACGAATGTGAATCACCTGAAACAGCATATTGCCTGATAATCAGGTTTTTAGAGTTTTTGGTGAATCACCATTTTCAGCAATCGGATCATTAAATATTTAATCTTCAGTCAGTTAGATAAATGTATAATATACTTTAA
It encodes the following:
- a CDS encoding acriflavine resistance protein B, with translation MIDRIIEFSVRNKLIVGLFVLLLIAGGIFSASKLPVDAVPDITNNQVLIITVSPSLAAPEVERLITMPTERLMASMPQLKEMRSISRFGLSNVTVVFDDNVDITKARQQVSERLNQLKGMIPPGIGEPDMGPVTTGLGEVYQYYVVPKPGYENKYSLTDLRTMQEWIVRRQLLGVPGVADVSSLGGKLKQYEVVIDPMRIKSLGLTLDEVYYAVQQNNENTGGAYIEHGPNAYYIRTEGLATSVADLRAMPVKMVNGVPLKLGDVANVAEGSAIRFGAMYNNKYGEVSGAVVLMLKGANALSVVKEVKLRIEEIKKRLPEGVTILPYYERSKMVDNSISTVKRNLIEGALIVIFVLVLFLGNIRSGLVVASVIPLAMLFALIVMNLFHVSANLMSLGALDFGLIVDGAVIIVEGVMHRFKEKISEHANPEFSQDEVDVEVKSSASRLMSSAIFGQVIILVVYLPILSLEGIEGKMFRPMAETVAFALVGAFILSLTYVPMMTALTMKKKAEKKNGFSDKMMAAIQKRYSPLLAKATGHPKTVILIALLLVGSSYFVFKGLGGEFIPQLEEGDFALDARFLPGTSLTQTIKGMEMACKELERFPEVQQITCRIGSAEIPTDPMSLEQCDMFITLNDKSTWKTANDYQGLQDTIGKRLALIPGLNVGFEYPVQMRFNELISGAKQDVVVKIFGDDLQQLSTLSGKLSSLVSKVKGTADVYTEKITGLPQIVVHYNRAALSQYNVTVSQVNHIVNATFAGIKAGSIYEEEKQFDVVLRIADTARSSLANIGTLLVNTPGGNQVPLSQLATIEIKDGPNQIQRENAERRISVSFNIRGRDVEGVVTELQAAVQQKLKLPAGYHVAYGGQFENLNSAKKRLAIAVPASLLFIFILLYFAFNQFKEALIVFSAIPLAATGGVFALWMRGMAFSISAGIGFIALFGVAVLNGIVLISEFNRLRKDGIDDPDERIKQGTSNRLRPVLMTATVASLGFFPMAISTHAGAEVQRPLATVVIGGLITATLLTLVVLPALYKQFASKPDPEGTEKNKKNPIKLILPVLLILTALTARAQLPPGKPVTVNEAVSQAIANNTTVKAAQNQTLSSRANLGSAYDMAKTQITFDAGNINSPNNDNRFAATQTFALPGYYASQKKYLNAETGYTALQEEVIKNQLAYQVRDTYVQMTAAIAKLALLAEQDSVFTQVIKLEQLRFNIGETSKINLTSAQAKAGMLRNQRQVVQTELGILQNKLQLLMNTTELYLPADSNVPAWQSDFVPDSASTLQNPEIKQVKQKVEIYDRKVQLNRSKALPEISLSYSNQSFVGPDINNAARSLTQGNRFSSYMLGLHIPLFYGQYRAATRSATYQKKAAEFSLTQKQAEWLGQWKQNIQHYRQQLQALSYYENFASKQAAELVRTANLSFTNGQISYLEWANLYNQSVQLRTDRLEALLQLDQTINTLWYYQAQKEKP
- a CDS encoding arabinosidase — protein: MCLNAIAGVAQSKKAAAEPFCSAYLFTYFTGDKGGEAIRFALSSDGYKFKALNHNQPVIKSAEISSTGGVRDPHILRGADGKTFFMVATDMNTDKFGWGPDSAMVLLKSTDLIHWQSHVVNVPKVFKEFAGVNRVWAPQTIYDPKVNKYMIYWSMRFGEGPDKIYYAYANKDFTGLATVPKQLYFKPDGGSCIDGDIVKKDGKYYLFFKTEDKGKGIKIAVSNQLTTGYLLNDKYVQQTTSPVEGAGVFKLNNSADYILMYDRYTEGKYQFTRSTNLEDFKVIDNDVTMDFHPRHGTVMPITAAEVETLKSAWGE